TGATCATTAGCAATGCCAGTTGTACCACCAACTGTCTGGCTCCGGTTGCCAAAGTTCTCCACGAAAGCTTTGGCATTGTCAAAGGGATGATGACCACCACTCACAGTTACACCGGAGATCAACGGCTTCTGGATGCCAGTCATCGGGACTGGCGACGGGCACGGGCAGCGGCGATCAACATTGTCCCCACCACCACCGGTGCTGCTAAGGCAGTGGGCTTAGTACTGCCTGAACTCAATGGCAAACTCAATGGATTAGCCCTCCGAGTTCCGACACCGAACGTCTCTGTTGTTGACCTCGTTGTGGAAGTGGAACAGCCAGCGATCGTGGAGCAAGTCAACCAGGCGCTGAAAGCTGCTTCGGACGGCCCGATGAAGGGAATTCTGCTCTATAGTGATTTACCGCTGGTTTCTAGTGACTATCGGGGGAATCCTGCCTCCTCAATTGTCGATGCCAGTCTAACGATGACCATGGGGAGCAACCTGGTGAAAGTGATTGCCTGGTACGACAACGAGTGGGGTTATAGCCAACGGGTCTTAGACCTGGCAGAGCTAGTGGCTCAGAAGTGGGTGGCCTAGTCCTGCCCCATACATAAATCAATTTGAAACAGCGCGGTAATCAGCCGCGCTGTTTTTGATCAGGGGTTAAGCGCTACTGCCAGAGCCCCTTTTTACCCTCAGGGCGAATGGTGGACCAGTTGGTTTTGGCCAGTGCCAATTGCTCGTCTGTCACCTTGGCTCCCGTTAAGTTTGCACCACAAAGGTTTGCACCGCGCAGGTTGGCATTACTCAAGTAGGCATTAGTGAGGTTGGCACCGCGCAGATCCGCTCCTTGAAAATCCGCATGACTGCAATAGGCTTTCACCAGGCTGGCATTGCGGAGCACCGTACCATTTAAGTTAGCACGACCGAGGTTGGCATTAAACAGGTTACTCCCCTGCAAATTAGCGTTTGAAAGAGCTGCCTCATGGAAAATTGCCCCCGATAGATCCACCTTTTGCAGATTAATTTCCCGCAGATCTTGAGAGGTAAAATCTCGATTACCGCTAGCGTAGGAATTCAGTAGCCCATTGGCATCCCATCGAGCCGGAACTTTAGGCTTGTGGCCTGAAGTCATTCGCCCTTGGGCATGGGTGTCGGGGATCGAACCTGTGGTCGCGCGCTGTCGAGTCATGCCTGACTGGAGATTGGGATCGGTTTTGGCTTGACGAGCCCGAATAGCCATCGCGGATCGAGAGATCGATGAAGGATCGCTGGTGCGGCGATTGTCCGGTGGTGCTGCTGGTCGTTGTGCGGGTTGAGCAACCATGCTGTTTGCCAAGCTGTCTAGGTATGGCTCCATATCCAATGCCCGCAGAACTTCGTTCGCACTCTGGTAGCGGTGACGAACCGAAACTTCCAGCATCTTCTTCAGCACACTGATGAAATGATCGCTTGCATGGACATGTTTCTGCCAGAGCATCTCTCCTGTTGCCGGATCGTAGTCCAAATCCTTCGGAGACTTGCCAGTGAGTAGATAGATACAGGTGACACCCAACGCATAGATATCACTGGCATAGACAGGGCGCATCGCCATCTGTTCAGGGGGGGCAAATCCAGCGGTGCCAATGGCGAAGTTCGTTAAAGCAGTTTGCCCCCCTTCTCCCATTAAGGTGGTTTGACTGACCTGATCTTTCACAGCCCCAAAGTCGATCAGTACGAGCTTGACATCTTGCAGGCGACGAATGATATTAGCAGGCTTGATGTCGCGATGAATCACTTGCTGGCTATGGACGTATTGCAAGACCGGTAAAAGTTCGCTGAGAAATTGTTTCACCCCTGCCTCGGTAAAGGGGCCATTCTGTTTGACCTCTTGCTGGAGCGTTGGGCCACTGATGTATTCCTGAACAAGATAGAACTCTTGGTTATTGGCAAAATAATCCAGAAGTCGGGGTACCTGGGGGTGGTCACCAATTTTCCCTAAGGTCTTTGCCTCCCGCTCAAAGAGTTCCCGTGCCATCTGCACCACATGGGGAGCGGTGGCGGTGGGACGCAATTGTTTGATCACACAATTGGGTTGACCCGGTAAGGATTCATCCTTGGCCAGAAAGGTTGCGCCAAATCCCCCCTGCCCCAAGGATTGAATCACTCGGTAGCGATCGCGCAATAACAAGCTAGAGCCACACGCTTGACAACGCTCAGTGTGAGTCAGGTTTTCTGGTTGGGGACAAGCTGGATTCAAGCAGTAGCTCATTCACTGTCACTCGCTACGGTCAGCATTACCGGATGGTTTTCTCGACGGATGATCAGGGCAGAACTGACTGCACCAAGTGGCGATCTGCGGGGAAGCTCTATCAAAAAGCTTCTAAAGTGAATCACAATTGACGTCAGCTCAGGGCGATTGAATCTACTTTTGTTACTTTTGTGATTGGCAATCGGTTGAGGATGCCATCTGGATATAGGTATATTGCCTGTTATCTAGGATAGCCGAAATTTTCCGAGAGCTTCGCAATCAGATGTGGTCGCGGGAGCCAGGGATAACGCAGGGCAGAGCGTCAACAGGCAGTAAGATCGATATGACAGGAGTGGCAGAAATTACCTGTCATCCTCAATGAAGTCTTTAGATGAAGAATAAGCGGGTTCAATGCGGGTTGCTTTAAGCTGGCTACAGGAGTTCGTAGAGATTCACAGTACCCCAGAGGTGTTGGCTGAGATGCTGACGATGGCTGGGTTTGAAGTGGAGGAGATTGAGGATCGCCGCACTTGGGCCAAGGGGGTGGTGGTGGGTCAAGTGCTGACCTGTCAGCCTCACCCCAATGCCGATAAACTGAGTGTTTGTCAGGTGGACATTGGTACCCCCAAACCCGCGCAAATTGTCTGTGGTGCTGCCAATATCCGTGCGGATGTTTATGTGCCGGTGGCTACTCTCGGCGCCTATCTACCGAAGGTAGATCTGAAGATTCGAGCGGCAAAACTCCGAGGAGTGGCTTCCGAGGGCATGATCTGTTCCCTCACTGAGTTGGGATTGGCGAAGGAGTCGGCTGGTATCCATATTTTTGCCACCCCGGCGGACACTCCCCTGCCCACAGGCAGTGATGCTCGGCCATTGCTGGGGCTGGATGAGGTGATTTTAGAGGTGACCTCAACGGCCAATCGGGCAGATGCCCTCAGTATGGTTGGTTTGGCGCGAGAAATTGCAGCGATTACTGGAGCACCGTTAAAGTTGCCCCTGCCGCCAGAACTACCTGTACTGTCGCCTGTGAGCACCCTCAATGTGGCGATCGCCGAACCCCCAGCTTGTCCCCGCTACATCGGTACCGTTGTCACGGGAGTGCAGATCGCCCCGTCCCCTGAGTGGCTCCAACGTCGGTTACAGGCTTCTGGCATTCGCCCCATTAACAATGTTGTGGATGTAACCAACTACATCCTGTTGGAATGGGGCCAGCCCCTCCATGTCTTTGACCGCGATCGCCTAGTGGCGGCTGCCACCCGTGGCCAAGAAACTGGATTAACCCTGGGGGTGCGGTATGCCAATCCCCAGGAAATGCTGCCCACCCTGGACGGTCAGGTGAGAACCCTCCAGTCCCAGAACCTGCTGATTACTGCCAATCATCAGCCCGTTGCCTTGGCAGGGGTGATGGGGGGGAGTACAACGGAAGTGGACGAGCAAACCCAAAACCTGGTGCTAGAAGCGGCGATTTTTGATGCCGCTGTGATTCGCCGCTCGGCTCGCGCCCAGGGATTGCGAACAGAAGCATCCACCCGTTATGAACGGGGGGTGAATCAAGCTGAACTAGATGTGGCCTGTCGCCGTGCCCTGGGACTGCTCCAGGAGTTAGCGGGAGGACAGGTAAGTGCCCAGGTGAGTGCTGATAGTCTCGGAGCCTTGGGTATTCGCTCCATTGAGTTGCGATTGGATCGGGTGCATCAGATGTTAGGCCCTGTGGATTTAGCGGTTCCCCAAGCTGCCCCCGCCCTCCCCCTCGAAAGCACCAGCGAGGAGTTAGGTGAGCTGCCAGCCACTGCCATTGATCAAATTTTAACCACCCTGGGATGTACGGTGACGATAACAGCGAACCCTCGGGTTTGGCAGGTAACGGTTCCCCCCTATCGACTGAGGGATCTTGAGCGAGAAATTGATCTGATTGAGGAAATCGCCCGCATCTACGGATACAACCGATTTTGCGATACCCTGCCGATCAAAACAGAACCAGGATACCTCTCCCCCGATCAAATCCTCACGCGCAAACTGCGAGAAAGTCTGCGAGCAGTGGGTTTGACGGAACTCATTCACTACTCGGTGGGGAAACCCACGGGGAACCGTCAAGTTGTGATTGCCAATCCTCTGTTTGCGGAGTATTCAGCCCTGCGTCCGGATTTGCTGACCGGGTTAATGGATGCGTTTCAGTACAATCTGGAGCAGGGAAATGGTTCTCTCTGGGGCTTTGAAATTGGTCGGATTTTCTGGCAGGAAGAAGACGGCATTCAAGAAGGGGATGCGATCTCCGGAATTTTCGGGGGCGACCCGATCCAGGAGCGCTGGTTACGGGGGGGGTCAGGAGCAACCGCTGAACTGGTTTGAGGCCAAAGGGGTTTTGGAGTGTGTGTTTCAACGCCTAGGACTGACGGTGGAATACCAGCCTGATCGGCGGGATCAGCGATTTCACCCTGGACGGACGGCTTCCTTGTGGTTTCAGGGCGATCGCCTGGGAACCTTTGGCCAACTCCATCCCCAACTGCGGCAAGAGCGGGAGTTTCCAGAGGCGGTCTATGCCTTTGAACTGAGTCTGGATGTGGTGTTGGATGCCCTGGACCAGGACGAGCAACTGGTGCCCATCTTTCAGCCCTATGCGACCTATCCGGCCTCTGACCGAGACATTGCCTTTTTTAAGCCCGGAGCAGGTATCTGTGGCTGAACTCCGCCGCGTCATTACCCAGGCAGGGGGGAACCTCTTAGCATCCGTTGCCCTGTTTGATGAATATCGGGGGGAAACGGTACCGGCTGGAAAGCGGAGTTTGGCCTTTCGCTTAGTCTATCGCGCCAGCGATCGCACCCTTACCGATGGGGACATTGAACCAGTGCATCAGCACGTCCGGGAGGCATTGATGGAAAAATTTGGTGTCAGTCTGCGGAGTTAAGCCCCTGCTAGGGAGGCAATCACCTGGTTGAGGCGATGGATGCGCTGACAAAGGACGCGGATGATCCCAAGGGCGATGGTCGGTGCCACATCGATCGCCCCATAGAGTTGCAATTGGCTCAAAGTTAAGCAGTGGGTGGGTGTCTGGGCACGGATGGCGATCTGGGGAGGATCGGGACTAAAGAGAGGGAGTTCACCAAAGAAATCACTGGGGTTCAATTGTTCTAGCACTGTGGTGCCAATGTGGATCTGCACAGATCCAGAGACAATCAGGTACAGCAAGTCTCCCCTCGCCCCTTGGGCAAGAATGGGTTCCTCAGCGGCAAAGGTCACCTCTTCCATCGCCACGGCCAAGCGTCTCAAGAACTCAGGACTGTCGAGGTCTTGAAACAGAGGCAAATTTAGTAGAAACTCAATGCGTTCAGCTTGCTTCAGCATCGGCTAGACCAGACAAGGCAGGGAGCCACCTGAAAAACAGCATACCGCTGCCGTTGAGCATCTGGGTATGCTGGCCCATTGAACTGCTACTTTGTCGCTAGGCTAAGAAGCGGTCATCGATCCAGTCAAGGTTAGGGATTGCGATGAATTACGATCACTGGTTCCAGGTCATTGAAACATTGGTGCTGCATCACTCCCCCAGTGGTGTCGAGACAGCGATGGATCAGTGGTTGCTCGAGACCTGCGAGGGCTGGGGTTTACGGGTCTGGCAAGATGCAGCAGGAAATGTGATTGTCAAACTGCCGGGAGAAACCTCCGCAGCGGCGATCGCCATTACCGCTCACAAAGATGAAATTGGGGCTATCGTCAAGGCCATTCGTCCCACTGGCCAGATCGAAGTCCGTCGTCTTGGGGGATCTTTCCCCTGGGTCTATGGCGAAGGGGTGGTGGATCTGTTAGGCGATCACACCACGCTGAGTGGCATTCTCTGTTTTGGCTCCCGCCATGTTTCCCATGAATCCCCCCAAAAAGCTCAGCAGGAGAATGCGCCCCTGAGGTGGGAAGATGCCTGGGTCGAGACTAAATGTACCCCCGAAGAATTGGCAGCGGCGGGGATTCGTCCGGGGACGCGCATGGTGGTGGGCAAACACCGCAAACGTCCCTGGCGGCTGAAAGACCATATTGCCAGCTATACCCTGGACAATAAAGCCTCGGTTGCCATTCTCCTGGAGCTAGCCCGCACCATCCAGAAACCTGTATGTGATCTCTATCTGGTGGCCTCGGCCAAGGAAGAAGTAGGGGCCGTTGGTGCCCTTTATTTTAGTCAGCGCCAACCGCTAGCGGCTTTAATTGCCCTGGAAATTTGCCCCTTGTCATCTGAGTATCCGATTCAAGATGGGGTGGCTCCGGTATTACTCTCTCAGGATAGCTATGGCATCTATGACGAAACTCTCAACCAGCAACTCCGTCAAGCGGCGGCGGCGGCCAACATTCCGCTGCAACTGGCAACCCTGAGCCAATTTGGCAGTGATGCTTCCATTGCCATGAAGTTTGGGCATGTTCCCCGTGCCGCCTGTCTGGGATTCCCCACCGAAAATACCCATGGCTATGAAATTACCCATTTGGGGGCGATCGCCAACTGTGCCCAGATTCTGCGAACTTACTGTGAGACTCCCTTCCTTGATTAATCCCAGAAGCCCCCTGATGAAATTGCCCATTTGGGGGCAATGCTCAGAGAGCGATCATTGACCATCGCCAGAGGCGGGTCTAGCGACCGAGGAGTCATTTGTTAAAATCGCTCCATGTTTGATAACACTTGTAAGTTCCTGGCGGAGAGCTTTCCTGAAGATTTCGCATCCTGGTTGCTGGGGGAACCGATCACCCTCACCTCACTGAGTCCTTCGGAACTGTCGATCGAGCCGATTCGTGCAGACTCGCTGATTTTACTTGATTCAGATGAAGTCATCCTCCACATCGAATTTCAGACCCAATCGGATTCCACCATGGGGTTCAGGATGGTGGATTATCGCCTGAGAGTTTTTCGACGGTTTCCTAAAAAGCAAATGCGACAGGTCGTAGTTTATCTCACCCCATCCAATTCTGAACGGGTTCAAGAGACTGTGTTTGAAATTCCAGGAACTCGTCATGAATTTGAAGTCATCCGTCTCTGGGAACAACCAACTCAACTGTTTCTGAAGTCAAGGGGGTTGTTACCGCTGGCTGTGTTGACTCAAACGCCGGATCGAGCACAAACGCTACGCCAGGTAGCAGAGCGGGTGGAGGCAATTTCAGAAACCAGGGTGCAAAGCAATGTAGCAGCCGCTGCGGGGATTTTGGCGGGGTTATTATTGGAAACAGATGTGATCAATCAGGTGCTTCGGAAAGACATCATGCAGCAATCAGTGATTTATCAAGAGTGGCGAGAAGAAGCTCTTCAAGAAGGCCGTCAAGAAGGCCGTCAAGAGGAGGGGGTGAATTTTGTATTGCGTCTACTGAACCGTCGCATTGGCCAGATCACCCCTCTCAGTGAATCTCAAATCCGCGCCCTTGCTCTCAACCAACTAGAATCTCTGGGTGAGGCACTGTTGGACTTTTCCAGTGCCGCTGATCTAGATGCATGGCTGCGATGGTCAGAGGGCAATCTAGCAACTGAGGAGCAGCTACGCCAATGACCATTGCCCAGAACGCCCTCAAAAATTAGATGAACTGGAAGTAACCACCAGAGAGGTTCAACCCAGCAGAGCCTTTGACAACGTGTGTTCGGGATAAGGCAACACCCACGATCGTAAGCCCTTACCCAAACTACTTAAACGGCTGGTTGGCAAAGTCTTTGGCGACAAAGGATTTATTTCTGCACCCTTAGCTCTGCATCTCTGGAAGACCTTGAGTATCTAACTGATTACCCGCCTCAAACGCGACATGAAGGGGCGATTAATGCCCCTCATCGACAGATTGCTGCTCCGGCGGCGGGCCATCATTGAGTCGGTCATTGATCAACTCCAGAACATTTCCCAGATTGAACATTCTCGTCCTCGCTCTCCGGTCAACTTCTTGGTCAACTTGGTCTGTGGCTTGATTGCCTACTGTCATCAACCTAAGAAACCTGCTCTCGCCCTCGATCTACATTTACTTCCGGCTTAACTCGAACTCACGTTTGTTAAGGTTGTGTGGACGGTGACAGACAATCACGAGGTTGCAGGCTGCTTGGCAAAAAGTCTCGCCCCAATCATGGTGTTAGAGTTGTGGCAAAAGACCAGCGGTACTTGGTTCAATGTGCTCACAGTTATCTCAGGAACTGCCCTAGGTTTGTGCCTCCAGGAAATTCTTGCCCCGGCACTGCGCCAGATCATAACCCAGGGAGTGGGGTTGATCACGCTGTTTGTGGGCTTTACCATGGCTGGCAACCTGCTAAAGATCCAAACCCACTACTTTGATGGGATGTTGTTGGGATTAGTTTCCATGCTCATGGGTGGTTTGCTCGGAGAATGGTGGCAGATTGAAGCCCGACTAAGGTGCCTCGGCGAACAACTCAAGGGCTATGTGCAAGGCTATGGTAGCTTTACAGAAGGATTTGTGACTGCGAGTTTGTTGTTCTGTGTCGGCCCCATGGCGCTGCTAGGGTGCTTGAACAATGGCCTCACGGGAGATAGTCGGTTGCTGACTTTAAAAGCAACGATGGATGGATTTGCCGCGATCGCCCTGTCGAGTCGTTTAGGGGTTGGCGTTGGCTTTTCTGGGGTGTCGATACTGCTCTATCAAGGCGGATTATCGCTGGCAGCAGGTTTCTTAGCTCAATTCCTTCCCAACCCCACAACCGATCCTCGGGTTCTGCTGTCTACAGGAGTCGGTGGACTGATGATTGTAGGGTTGGGCTTAACCCTCTTGGATGTAGCTCCGATTCGGGTTGCTTCGTTTCTCCCCAGCTTGTTGTTGGCACCGTTGCTCTATCATCTAGCGACTGGGATCGGCTAAAGCTAAAGATTCGGGACTTCCACAGTCAGCGGCGCTGTGAATAATTGGCGCACAAACTTGTAGAGATCAGCCTCGGGTCGATTCTCTAGCTGTAGCCCCTTCAGATCCATCAGTCC
Above is a genomic segment from Neosynechococcus sphagnicola sy1 containing:
- a CDS encoding type I glyceraldehyde-3-phosphate dehydrogenase, which gives rise to MIRVAINGFGRIGRNFMRCWLGRENSQIDIVAVNDTSDPRTNAHLLRYDSMLGTFDADISADDSSIIVNGKTVKCVSDRNPENLPWSAWGIDLIIESTGVFTSREGATKHLNAGAKKVLITAPGKGDDGTFVVGVNDQLYTHDQHVIISNASCTTNCLAPVAKVLHESFGIVKGMMTTTHSYTGDQRLLDASHRDWRRARAAAINIVPTTTGAAKAVGLVLPELNGKLNGLALRVPTPNVSVVDLVVEVEQPAIVEQVNQALKAASDGPMKGILLYSDLPLVSSDYRGNPASSIVDASLTMTMGSNLVKVIAWYDNEWGYSQRVLDLAELVAQKWVA
- a CDS encoding serine/threonine-protein kinase, with amino-acid sequence MNPACPQPENLTHTERCQACGSSLLLRDRYRVIQSLGQGGFGATFLAKDESLPGQPNCVIKQLRPTATAPHVVQMARELFEREAKTLGKIGDHPQVPRLLDYFANNQEFYLVQEYISGPTLQQEVKQNGPFTEAGVKQFLSELLPVLQYVHSQQVIHRDIKPANIIRRLQDVKLVLIDFGAVKDQVSQTTLMGEGGQTALTNFAIGTAGFAPPEQMAMRPVYASDIYALGVTCIYLLTGKSPKDLDYDPATGEMLWQKHVHASDHFISVLKKMLEVSVRHRYQSANEVLRALDMEPYLDSLANSMVAQPAQRPAAPPDNRRTSDPSSISRSAMAIRARQAKTDPNLQSGMTRQRATTGSIPDTHAQGRMTSGHKPKVPARWDANGLLNSYASGNRDFTSQDLREINLQKVDLSGAIFHEAALSNANLQGSNLFNANLGRANLNGTVLRNASLVKAYCSHADFQGADLRGANLTNAYLSNANLRGANLCGANLTGAKVTDEQLALAKTNWSTIRPEGKKGLWQ
- the pheT gene encoding phenylalanine--tRNA ligase subunit beta, which gives rise to MRVALSWLQEFVEIHSTPEVLAEMLTMAGFEVEEIEDRRTWAKGVVVGQVLTCQPHPNADKLSVCQVDIGTPKPAQIVCGAANIRADVYVPVATLGAYLPKVDLKIRAAKLRGVASEGMICSLTELGLAKESAGIHIFATPADTPLPTGSDARPLLGLDEVILEVTSTANRADALSMVGLAREIAAITGAPLKLPLPPELPVLSPVSTLNVAIAEPPACPRYIGTVVTGVQIAPSPEWLQRRLQASGIRPINNVVDVTNYILLEWGQPLHVFDRDRLVAAATRGQETGLTLGVRYANPQEMLPTLDGQVRTLQSQNLLITANHQPVALAGVMGGSTTEVDEQTQNLVLEAAIFDAAVIRRSARAQGLRTEASTRYERGVNQAELDVACRRALGLLQELAGGQVSAQVSADSLGALGIRSIELRLDRVHQMLGPVDLAVPQAAPALPLESTSEELGELPATAIDQILTTLGCTVTITANPRVWQVTVPPYRLRDLEREIDLIEEIARIYGYNRFCDTLPIKTEPGYLSPDQILTRKLRESLRAVGLTELIHYSVGKPTGNRQVVIANPLFAEYSALRPDLLTGLMDAFQYNLEQGNGSLWGFEIGRIFWQEEDGIQEGDAISGIFGGDPIQERWLRGGSGATAELV
- a CDS encoding Crp/Fnr family transcriptional regulator, with product MLKQAERIEFLLNLPLFQDLDSPEFLRRLAVAMEEVTFAAEEPILAQGARGDLLYLIVSGSVQIHIGTTVLEQLNPSDFFGELPLFSPDPPQIAIRAQTPTHCLTLSQLQLYGAIDVAPTIALGIIRVLCQRIHRLNQVIASLAGA
- a CDS encoding M42 family metallopeptidase, whose translation is MNYDHWFQVIETLVLHHSPSGVETAMDQWLLETCEGWGLRVWQDAAGNVIVKLPGETSAAAIAITAHKDEIGAIVKAIRPTGQIEVRRLGGSFPWVYGEGVVDLLGDHTTLSGILCFGSRHVSHESPQKAQQENAPLRWEDAWVETKCTPEELAAAGIRPGTRMVVGKHRKRPWRLKDHIASYTLDNKASVAILLELARTIQKPVCDLYLVASAKEEVGAVGALYFSQRQPLAALIALEICPLSSEYPIQDGVAPVLLSQDSYGIYDETLNQQLRQAAAAANIPLQLATLSQFGSDASIAMKFGHVPRAACLGFPTENTHGYEITHLGAIANCAQILRTYCETPFLD
- a CDS encoding Rpn family recombination-promoting nuclease/putative transposase encodes the protein MFDNTCKFLAESFPEDFASWLLGEPITLTSLSPSELSIEPIRADSLILLDSDEVILHIEFQTQSDSTMGFRMVDYRLRVFRRFPKKQMRQVVVYLTPSNSERVQETVFEIPGTRHEFEVIRLWEQPTQLFLKSRGLLPLAVLTQTPDRAQTLRQVAERVEAISETRVQSNVAAAAGILAGLLLETDVINQVLRKDIMQQSVIYQEWREEALQEGRQEGRQEEGVNFVLRLLNRRIGQITPLSESQIRALALNQLESLGEALLDFSSAADLDAWLRWSEGNLATEEQLRQ
- a CDS encoding DUF554 domain-containing protein; translated protein: MVLELWQKTSGTWFNVLTVISGTALGLCLQEILAPALRQIITQGVGLITLFVGFTMAGNLLKIQTHYFDGMLLGLVSMLMGGLLGEWWQIEARLRCLGEQLKGYVQGYGSFTEGFVTASLLFCVGPMALLGCLNNGLTGDSRLLTLKATMDGFAAIALSSRLGVGVGFSGVSILLYQGGLSLAAGFLAQFLPNPTTDPRVLLSTGVGGLMIVGLGLTLLDVAPIRVASFLPSLLLAPLLYHLATGIG